ATTGTATGCCCCTTATTTTTGTCACCAATGATGACGGGATCCAGTCTCAGGGATTAACAGCACTATACAGGGCGATGCAGGAGGTGGGAGACGCTTACATCGTCGCTCCCGACAGGGAAAAGAGCGCTGTCAGCCATGCCCTTACAATGCACAGGCCCCTAAGGGCGGAGAAGCTTGAAGACCATATCTATACAGTAAACGGGACACCCACCGACTGTGTGGTGGTTGCCGTTGAAAAAGTACTCCCACGGACCCCTGACATCCTGATCTCCGGAATAAACCGTGGAGCAAACCTCGGTGATGACATCTCATATTCCGGCACCGTATCTGCTGCAATCGAGGGCACCCTGTTTAATATTCCTTCAGTGGCCATATCTACGGTCTCTACCGACGGAAAAAGTTTCCATTTCGATACAGCGGCAAGCTTTGCCATAAGGCTTATACGGTATACACTCTCAAGGGGACTCCCTCAAGACACCCTCCTCAACGTAAATGTCCCCAACATCCCCCAGGAGGAGATAAAGGGAGTTAAGTTCACGAGACAGGGCAAGCGGGTCTATGATAATGCGATCCATGAAACATTCGATCCATGGGGAAAGCAACACTTCTGGATCGGAGGTGGAACCCCCTCGTGGCAGGAGGGCAACGATACGGACTTCAATGCCGTCTCAGGCGGCTATATATCCATAACACCAATCCATCTCGACCTGACCAACTATGACACACTTGAGAGCCTGAAGAAGGAATGGACATCCCTGGAATAGTTTAATGCATGGGCAAAAGTACGACATAATTATAGTCGGTGCCGGACCCGCCGGGATCTTCTCGGTACTTGAACTCCTCAAAAAAACCCCCTCCCTGAAGATACTCCTGATTGAAAAAGGAAGTGATATAGATGAACGGAAATGCCCCATGACAACAAAGGGCGTTTCATGCACAACCTGTCCGGTCTGTGCACTGCTTAGCGGCTGGGGCGGCGCCGGCGCATTCAGTGACGGCAAGCTCAATCTATCGACGGAGATAGGCGGTAATCTGTCAAACTATATAAGCGTAAACAGACTGGAAGAACTGATAGACTATGTCGACTCGATTTACATAGAGTACGGTGCTCCAAGACGGGTCTATGGGGAAGATATAGGGGAGATAGAGAAGATCAGAAAACTCGCCTCAAAGAATGACCTCCTCCTCCTGCACTCACGGGTGAGACACATCGGGACCGAGAGGTGCAGGGATGTACTGAAGGGCATGAGGGAGGAGATAAATGAAAAAGTCGACGTTATATTTAAGAAAAGAGCCACCAGGATTACTAAACACCCTGATGGTACGATTTCGGTCGGGATCAATTCGGGCGAGGAATTCAAGGGGAAATACGTGATACTTGCTCCGGGAAGGGAGGGCTCCCGCTGGCTTGAGCGGGAGGCAAAGAGGCTGAAACTCAGCCTCCTGAATAACCCCGTTGACATAGGGGTAAGGGTAGAAGTCCCGGCATCGGTGCTTG
Above is a genomic segment from bacterium BMS3Abin08 containing:
- a CDS encoding ferredoxin--NADP reductase, which codes for MHGQKYDIIIVGAGPAGIFSVLELLKKTPSLKILLIEKGSDIDERKCPMTTKGVSCTTCPVCALLSGWGGAGAFSDGKLNLSTEIGGNLSNYISVNRLEELIDYVDSIYIEYGAPRRVYGEDIGEIEKIRKLASKNDLLLLHSRVRHIGTERCRDVLKGMREEINEKVDVIFKKRATRITKHPDGTISVGINSGEEFKGKYVILAPGREGSRWLEREAKRLKLSLLNNPVDIGVRVEVPASVLEHLTSVTYEPKFIYYSKAFDDRVRTFCVNPYGEVVKEYLKGIWTVNGHSYAESKTGNTNFALLVSTFFTKPFNEPISYGRYIARLANFLGQGVIIQRLGDLRHGRRSTPERISKGIVEPTLEDATPGDLSFALPYRYLTDIQEMLEALDRIAPGVNSRHTLLYGVEVKFYSMQIKLSEELETEIGNLFAIGDGAGVSRGLIQASASGIITAGAILNRIQA
- the surE gene encoding 5'-nucleotidase SurE encodes the protein MPLIFVTNDDGIQSQGLTALYRAMQEVGDAYIVAPDREKSAVSHALTMHRPLRAEKLEDHIYTVNGTPTDCVVVAVEKVLPRTPDILISGINRGANLGDDISYSGTVSAAIEGTLFNIPSVAISTVSTDGKSFHFDTAASFAIRLIRYTLSRGLPQDTLLNVNVPNIPQEEIKGVKFTRQGKRVYDNAIHETFDPWGKQHFWIGGGTPSWQEGNDTDFNAVSGGYISITPIHLDLTNYDTLESLKKEWTSLE